Proteins encoded within one genomic window of Lysinibacillus sphaericus:
- a CDS encoding TetR/AcrR family transcriptional regulator yields MSKREQQKLQRRQNIIQIAKDLFLEQGVQNIQMQDVADAAGVGIATIFRYFPKKEYLVIAASNSITNEMATDIGQIVEQTIPAFEKIEQILDYYISGSKDPQLRLAKFFESFDLYEKMAAESTEQYAEYLFARSKLATILLALAEQGKKDGSLRTDIDLDVFIITMVQNFSLFTFKSSLTTHDTNLSTFLSADKQLTMIKDVFLTYIRPQ; encoded by the coding sequence ATGAGTAAACGAGAACAACAAAAACTACAACGTCGCCAAAATATTATCCAAATTGCCAAGGATTTATTTTTAGAGCAAGGCGTTCAAAACATACAGATGCAAGACGTGGCAGATGCCGCTGGGGTTGGGATTGCAACAATATTTCGGTACTTCCCTAAAAAAGAGTATTTAGTTATCGCAGCTTCCAATTCTATTACAAATGAAATGGCGACAGATATAGGACAAATTGTCGAGCAGACGATTCCGGCTTTTGAAAAAATCGAGCAAATTTTAGATTATTATATAAGCGGCTCAAAGGACCCACAGCTACGTTTAGCAAAGTTTTTTGAGTCCTTTGATTTATATGAAAAAATGGCTGCTGAATCAACGGAGCAATATGCGGAATACTTATTTGCACGAAGCAAATTAGCTACTATCTTATTAGCATTAGCTGAGCAAGGCAAGAAAGATGGCTCATTAAGAACAGACATTGATTTAGATGTTTTTATTATAACGATGGTGCAGAATTTCAGTTTATTTACATTTAAATCAAGCCTAACAACCCATGATACGAACCTCTCTACATTCCTTTCAGCGGACAAGCAGCTCACGATGATAAAGGATGTATTTTTAACCTATATTCGACCACAATAA